A stretch of Allostreptomyces psammosilenae DNA encodes these proteins:
- a CDS encoding DUF2848 domain-containing protein, producing MTALTFELPDGDTVRVDVRQALNAGYAGRSQEEVQAHIAELALLGVPGPTTTPTLYPVSPYLARQTDRVDVQHDRTSGEAEWALVVAGPGERDVLLTAACDHTDRALEVHGVAWSKNAGPDVLARRAWRLVDVAARLDAITLRAWVTAGGEERLIQDGTLADLLPPAYWLDVLRERGLLQVGTVLISGTIPMDGGVDQFAERWRVEMADPGTGDRIELAYDVVPLPEAIC from the coding sequence ATGACCGCGCTCACCTTCGAACTCCCCGACGGCGACACCGTGCGGGTCGACGTCCGCCAGGCCCTCAACGCCGGTTACGCCGGCCGCAGCCAGGAGGAGGTCCAGGCCCACATCGCGGAACTCGCCCTGCTGGGCGTGCCCGGGCCCACCACCACCCCCACGCTCTACCCGGTCTCGCCCTACCTGGCCCGGCAGACGGACCGGGTGGACGTCCAGCACGACCGCACCTCGGGGGAGGCGGAGTGGGCGCTGGTCGTGGCGGGGCCCGGTGAGCGGGACGTGCTGCTGACGGCCGCCTGCGACCACACCGACCGCGCCCTCGAGGTGCACGGGGTCGCCTGGAGCAAGAACGCCGGCCCCGACGTGCTGGCCCGCCGCGCCTGGCGGCTCGTCGACGTCGCCGCCCGCCTGGACGCCATCACGCTGCGCGCCTGGGTGACCGCCGGTGGCGAGGAGCGGCTGATCCAGGACGGCACGCTGGCCGATCTACTGCCGCCGGCGTACTGGCTCGACGTGCTCCGCGAGCGCGGACTGCTGCAGGTGGGGACCGTGCTGATCTCCGGGACGATCCCGATGGACGGCGGGGTCGACCAGTTCGCCGAGCGCTGGCGGGTGGAGATGGCCGATCCCGGCACCGGCGACCGCATCGAGCTGGCCTACGACGTCGTCCCGCTCCCCGAGGCCATCTGCTGA
- a CDS encoding carbon-nitrogen hydrolase family protein: MRVALSQIVTTPDPRANLALVGEQVERAAGRGARLVVFPEATMASFGSPLATVAEPLDGAWASGVREIARAAGVVVVAGMFTPAGDGRVANTLLATGPGVEAAYDKIHLYDAFGYTESDSVAPGSRVVTVDVDGVRVGLATCYDVRFPELFRAHADAGAQVSVLAASWGAGPGKREQWELLVRARALDSTSWLLAVGQGDPAAAGVAAAPDAPTGIGHSAVVGPDGSVRGALGAEPGLLVADVDLAEVAATRRAIPVLANRRL; the protein is encoded by the coding sequence ATGCGTGTCGCACTCAGCCAGATCGTCACCACGCCCGATCCCCGGGCCAACCTCGCCCTGGTCGGGGAGCAGGTGGAGCGGGCCGCCGGGCGCGGCGCGCGCCTGGTGGTCTTCCCGGAGGCGACGATGGCCAGCTTCGGCAGCCCGCTCGCCACGGTGGCGGAGCCGTTGGACGGGGCGTGGGCCAGCGGGGTGCGGGAGATCGCCCGGGCGGCCGGCGTGGTGGTGGTCGCCGGGATGTTCACGCCGGCCGGGGACGGCCGGGTGGCGAACACCCTGCTGGCCACCGGTCCCGGTGTGGAGGCCGCCTACGACAAGATCCACCTCTACGACGCCTTCGGCTACACCGAGTCCGACTCGGTGGCCCCCGGCTCGCGGGTGGTGACGGTGGACGTCGACGGCGTCCGGGTGGGGCTGGCCACCTGCTACGACGTCCGTTTCCCGGAGCTGTTCCGGGCGCACGCCGACGCCGGGGCGCAGGTGAGCGTGCTGGCGGCGTCCTGGGGGGCGGGGCCGGGCAAGCGGGAGCAGTGGGAGCTGCTGGTCCGGGCCCGCGCGCTGGACTCCACGTCCTGGCTGCTCGCGGTGGGCCAGGGCGATCCCGCGGCGGCGGGGGTGGCGGCGGCGCCGGACGCGCCGACCGGCATCGGGCACAGCGCGGTGGTCGGTCCCGACGGGAGCGTGCGGGGCGCGCTGGGGGCGGAGCCGGGGCTGCTGGTGGCCGACGTCGACCTGGCCGAGGTGGCGGCGACCCGGCGGGCCATCCCCGTCCTGGCCAACCGCAGGCTCTGA
- a CDS encoding cold-shock protein — protein MAQGTVKWFNSEKGYGFISQDDGGPDVFVHYSSIVGSGYRSLEDTQRVEFEVSEGRKGPQAEQVQVLPTA, from the coding sequence ATGGCTCAAGGCACGGTCAAGTGGTTCAACTCGGAGAAAGGCTACGGCTTCATCTCCCAGGACGACGGCGGCCCGGACGTCTTCGTGCACTACAGCTCGATCGTCGGCAGCGGCTACCGCAGCCTGGAGGACACCCAGCGGGTCGAGTTCGAGGTCTCCGAGGGCCGCAAGGGTCCGCAGGCCGAGCAGGTGCAGGTGCTCCCGACGGCGTGA
- a CDS encoding MFS transporter yields the protein MAATTDHPDAPAGRRPLHRAFVASLAGTSLEWYDFAIYSAASALVFGDLFFPSGDPLTGTLLAFSTYAVGYLARPLGGFVFGRLGDVIGRKRVLAATLLLIGVATLLIGLLPTYSTIGVAAPALLVLLRFAQGVGVGGEWGGAVLLSSEFADSRSRGLWASAAQVGPPLGNLMANGVLALLGAVLSEEQFLSWGWRVAFLLSAVLVIFGLWIRAELEETPVFKAMEAEDVRPERPIREVFATQRRALTAAILSRIAPDVLYAMFTVFVLTYATQELGMERGQALVAVLVGSSLQVFLIPLAGALSDRVNRRALYLGGAVCAGVWPFVFFPMIDGGGQLPLVLGVVVGLVIHSVMYGPQAAFVAEQFTPRLRYTGSSLAYTLAGVVGGALAPLLFTALLARFGGWYALAGYIAVTAVLTVTGLLVGRDAAHDEDALVVEDGARPDGTRTAP from the coding sequence ATGGCAGCCACGACCGACCATCCAGACGCCCCCGCCGGGCGCAGGCCGCTGCACCGCGCGTTCGTCGCAAGCCTCGCCGGAACGTCCCTGGAGTGGTACGACTTCGCGATCTACTCGGCCGCGTCCGCGCTGGTCTTCGGTGACCTCTTCTTCCCCTCCGGGGATCCGCTGACCGGCACCCTGCTGGCCTTCTCCACCTACGCCGTCGGCTACCTCGCCCGGCCGCTCGGCGGCTTCGTCTTCGGCCGGCTCGGCGACGTGATCGGCCGCAAGCGGGTGCTGGCGGCCACCCTGCTGCTGATCGGCGTCGCGACCCTGCTGATCGGCCTGCTCCCCACCTACTCCACGATCGGCGTGGCGGCCCCGGCGCTGCTGGTGCTGCTGCGGTTCGCGCAGGGCGTCGGCGTGGGCGGCGAGTGGGGCGGCGCGGTGTTGCTGTCCAGCGAGTTCGCCGACTCGCGCAGCCGTGGCCTGTGGGCGTCCGCCGCCCAGGTCGGGCCGCCGCTGGGCAACCTGATGGCCAACGGCGTGCTGGCGCTGCTGGGCGCGGTCCTCAGCGAGGAGCAGTTCCTCTCCTGGGGCTGGCGGGTGGCCTTCCTGCTCTCCGCCGTCCTGGTGATCTTCGGCCTGTGGATCCGGGCCGAGCTGGAGGAGACTCCGGTGTTCAAGGCGATGGAGGCGGAGGACGTGCGGCCGGAGCGGCCGATCCGCGAGGTCTTCGCGACGCAGCGGCGCGCGCTGACCGCCGCGATCCTCAGCCGGATCGCCCCGGACGTGCTCTACGCCATGTTCACCGTCTTCGTGCTGACCTACGCGACGCAGGAGCTGGGCATGGAGCGCGGGCAGGCGCTGGTCGCGGTGCTCGTGGGCTCCTCGCTCCAGGTCTTCCTGATCCCGCTGGCCGGGGCCCTGTCCGACCGGGTCAACCGGCGCGCCCTCTACCTGGGCGGGGCGGTCTGCGCCGGCGTGTGGCCCTTCGTCTTCTTCCCGATGATCGACGGCGGCGGCCAGCTCCCGCTGGTGCTGGGCGTGGTGGTCGGTCTGGTGATCCACTCCGTGATGTACGGGCCGCAGGCGGCGTTCGTGGCCGAGCAGTTCACCCCGCGACTGCGCTACACCGGCTCCTCCCTCGCCTACACCCTGGCCGGCGTGGTGGGTGGGGCGCTCGCGCCGCTGCTGTTCACCGCCCTGCTGGCCCGGTTCGGCGGCTGGTACGCGCTCGCCGGGTACATCGCGGTGACCGCGGTGCTCACCGTCACCGGCCTGCTGGTCGGCCGGGACGCGGCCCATGATGAGGACGCGCTGGTCGTCGAGGACGGCGCGCGCCCGGACGGGACGCGCACCGCCCCCTGA
- a CDS encoding GntR family transcriptional regulator produces MVSGRDKAYAFLKETVLPDPAAQGHFLSEQEVADRVGVSRTPVREAFLLLAAEDLIQLVPKRGAYIAPLSGREISELMELRGVVESYAAERLIRLGRVPHAELEELLERQRTLVDADQAKEFITCDHRFHAVMVASVGNELLTKHYEGLRSRQIRAGIVALHRSAGRHDDVLREHRAIMDALAAGDVDAARTAIADHLDATLRVLLGN; encoded by the coding sequence GTGGTTTCGGGGCGGGACAAGGCGTACGCCTTCCTGAAGGAGACGGTGCTGCCCGATCCGGCGGCGCAGGGCCACTTCCTCAGCGAGCAGGAGGTGGCGGACCGGGTCGGGGTGTCCCGTACGCCCGTGCGGGAGGCGTTCCTGCTGCTCGCCGCCGAGGACCTGATCCAGCTGGTGCCCAAGCGCGGCGCCTACATCGCCCCGCTCTCCGGCCGCGAGATCAGCGAGCTGATGGAGCTGCGCGGGGTCGTGGAGAGCTACGCCGCCGAGCGGCTGATCCGGCTGGGCCGCGTCCCGCACGCCGAACTGGAGGAACTGCTGGAGCGGCAGCGCACGCTGGTGGACGCCGACCAGGCGAAGGAGTTCATCACCTGCGACCACCGCTTCCACGCGGTGATGGTCGCCTCGGTCGGCAACGAACTGCTCACCAAGCACTACGAGGGCCTGCGCAGCCGCCAGATCCGCGCCGGCATCGTCGCGCTGCACCGCTCGGCCGGGCGCCACGACGACGTGCTGCGGGAACACCGGGCGATCATGGACGCGCTGGCGGCGGGCGACGTCGACGCCGCCCGCACCGCCATCGCCGACCACCTCGACGCGACCCTGCGCGTGCTGCTCGGAAACTGA
- a CDS encoding HelD family protein, whose product MGGSPERRTEQRSVRERETETEQRYLDHVYRRLEVKLVEAERLLADVGRGAQVGTPGALAERDAQVFQAGLHLHRLNSEFEDFLFGRIDLVAEDAPDTPAIAETLRIGRLGVLDTDFTSLVVDWRAPAAAPFYRATPLEPGRVVRRRVIRSRGRRVIGVEDDLLRPELAGRIPGGLPVVGDGALMAALGRARGHAMRDIVASIQAEQDVVIRASARGVTLVTGGPGTGKTAVALHRAAYLLYQDRRRYAGGILVVSPTPLLVAYTEGVLPSLGEEGQVAVRALGQLVPGAEATAYDTPAVARIKGSTAMVNVLRRAARGTLELPPPGGRVPDTLSLTAFGQRLRLDARQLTAIRRRVLDGTSTPVNMLRPRARRALLDALWQQAAPSARDLAALRAAAGSGQVEELRAAFDEDLRTEGAFVSFLEAWWPALTPRRVLAAMADRRRLGRWSRRILTPEQSDLVADSLAGRLAADGTGALTTHDIALMDELRALLGEVPAESRPREIDPLDQYQGLDEVTTYADRTAPRRRRPEPEEERTEYAHLIVDEAQDITPMQWRMLGRRGAAATWTVVGDPAQSSWEDPAEARRAMDTALGSRSRQTFTLTTNYRNPAEIAELAETVLRRAAPGTPAPRAVRSTGVRPRFAAVPAWAGDDGGEPLAEAVREQARRLLAEVEGTVGVVVPMAWRERAAAWLADLGDRVVALGSLEAKGLEYDATAVLAPAVIAAESAAGLRVLYVALTRATQQLVVLSVPEDSPDATGVPALLREEGEGEEGEA is encoded by the coding sequence GTGGGCGGTTCCCCCGAGCGGCGAACCGAGCAGCGGTCCGTCCGGGAACGCGAGACGGAGACCGAGCAGCGCTACCTGGACCACGTCTACCGCCGGCTGGAGGTCAAGCTGGTGGAGGCCGAGCGGCTGCTCGCCGACGTCGGCCGGGGCGCCCAGGTCGGCACGCCCGGCGCGCTCGCCGAACGGGACGCGCAGGTCTTCCAGGCCGGCCTCCACCTGCACCGGCTCAACAGCGAGTTCGAGGACTTCCTGTTCGGCCGGATCGACCTGGTCGCCGAGGACGCCCCGGACACCCCGGCCATCGCCGAGACCCTGCGCATCGGCCGGCTCGGCGTGCTGGACACCGACTTCACCTCCCTCGTCGTGGACTGGCGGGCCCCCGCCGCGGCCCCCTTCTACCGCGCCACCCCGCTGGAGCCGGGCCGGGTCGTCCGCCGGCGGGTGATCCGCAGCCGCGGCCGCCGGGTCATCGGCGTGGAGGACGACCTGCTCCGCCCGGAACTGGCCGGTCGGATCCCCGGTGGCCTGCCGGTCGTCGGCGACGGCGCCCTGATGGCCGCGCTCGGCCGGGCCCGCGGCCACGCGATGCGGGACATCGTCGCCTCCATCCAGGCCGAGCAGGACGTGGTGATCCGGGCCTCGGCGCGCGGCGTCACCCTCGTCACCGGAGGGCCGGGCACCGGCAAGACCGCCGTCGCCCTGCACCGCGCCGCCTACCTGCTCTACCAGGACCGCCGCCGCTACGCCGGCGGCATCCTGGTGGTCAGCCCCACCCCGCTGCTGGTCGCCTACACCGAGGGCGTGCTGCCCAGCCTCGGCGAGGAGGGGCAGGTCGCCGTCCGCGCCCTCGGACAGCTCGTGCCGGGAGCCGAGGCCACCGCCTACGACACCCCGGCGGTGGCCCGGATCAAGGGCTCCACCGCCATGGTCAACGTGCTGCGGCGGGCCGCCCGCGGCACCCTCGAACTGCCGCCGCCCGGCGGCCGCGTCCCCGACACGCTCAGCCTCACCGCCTTCGGCCAGCGGCTACGCCTGGACGCCCGGCAGCTGACCGCCATCCGCCGCAGGGTGCTGGACGGCACCAGCACCCCGGTCAACATGCTGCGCCCGCGCGCCCGCCGCGCCCTGCTGGACGCGCTGTGGCAGCAGGCCGCCCCCTCCGCCCGCGACCTCGCCGCGCTGCGCGCCGCCGCCGGCTCCGGCCAGGTCGAGGAGTTGCGCGCGGCCTTCGACGAGGACCTGCGCACCGAGGGAGCCTTCGTCTCCTTCCTGGAGGCGTGGTGGCCGGCGCTCACCCCGCGCCGCGTGCTGGCCGCGATGGCCGACCGGCGCCGGCTGGGCCGCTGGTCCCGCCGGATCCTGACGCCGGAGCAGTCCGACCTGGTCGCCGACTCCCTCGCCGGGCGGCTCGCCGCGGACGGCACCGGCGCCCTCACCACGCACGACATCGCCCTGATGGACGAGCTGCGGGCGCTCCTCGGCGAGGTGCCGGCGGAGTCCCGGCCGCGCGAGATCGACCCGCTGGACCAGTACCAGGGCCTGGACGAGGTCACCACCTACGCCGACCGCACGGCGCCCCGCCGGCGCCGCCCGGAGCCGGAGGAGGAGCGCACCGAGTACGCCCACCTGATCGTCGACGAGGCGCAGGACATCACGCCCATGCAGTGGCGCATGCTCGGCCGGCGCGGCGCCGCGGCGACCTGGACGGTCGTCGGCGACCCGGCCCAGTCCTCCTGGGAGGACCCGGCCGAGGCCCGGCGGGCGATGGACACCGCCCTCGGCTCCCGCTCCCGCCAGACGTTCACCCTGACCACCAACTACCGCAACCCGGCCGAGATCGCCGAACTCGCCGAGACGGTGCTGCGTCGCGCCGCCCCCGGCACCCCGGCCCCCCGCGCCGTGCGCTCCACCGGGGTGCGCCCGCGCTTCGCCGCCGTGCCGGCGTGGGCCGGCGACGACGGCGGCGAGCCGCTGGCCGAGGCGGTGCGCGAGCAGGCCCGCCGGCTGCTGGCCGAGGTGGAGGGCACGGTCGGCGTCGTGGTGCCGATGGCCTGGCGGGAGCGGGCGGCGGCCTGGCTGGCCGACCTGGGCGACCGGGTGGTGGCCCTGGGCAGCCTGGAGGCCAAGGGCCTGGAGTACGACGCGACGGCCGTGCTCGCCCCGGCCGTGATCGCGGCCGAGTCGGCGGCCGGCCTGCGCGTCCTCTACGTCGCCCTGACCCGCGCCACCCAGCAGCTCGTCGTTCTCTCCGTCCCCGAGGACTCCCCGGACGCCACCGGTGTTCCGGCCCTGCTCCGGGAGGAGGGGGAGGGCGAGGAGGGGGAGGCGTAG